In the genome of Candidatus Thorarchaeota archaeon, the window AGATTATAGTACATCACCTATTGACCAATTTGAGAAAACAATGGCTCAGGGCAGCGCGGTTGTAACTGGATGCGCAGGTTTCATCGGTAGTCACATAGCAGAAGAGCTCCTGAATCGAGGCTATAGAGTAGTTGGCATTGATAACCTTCGTACAGGCAAGAAAAGCAACATTTCTAGATGCATGGACGATTCAGCATTTCGATTCTTAGAGTGCGACATTCGTAGTGAGGATATTGAGAATCGTATTAACAATGATATCGATTTTGTATTCCACCTAGCAGCAATTTCCTCAGTTAAGCTCTCTACCGAAAATCCGATTCTCGTCAATAGAAACAATCTCCATGGTACACTGAAATTGTTGGAAATAGCAAGGGGGTGTGGAGCAAAGAGATTCGTATTCTCCTCAAGTGCAGCGGTCTATGGAGATCCAGCTTCATTACCTGTAAAGGAAGATGCAAAAATTAACTCGATGAGTCCATATGCAGCCTCCAAGGCTGCAGCTGAGCAATACATTAATGCCTATCAACAAAGCTACGATCTAAAGTCCACGATTCTTCGATATTTCAACGTCTATGGCCCCAGACAAGCCTATTCAGAGTATAGCGGAGTTGTGTCCATCTTCATCAACCAAGCTCTTGCAGGGGAAAATTTGACAATTGATGG includes:
- a CDS encoding GDP-mannose 4,6-dehydratase, translating into MAQGSAVVTGCAGFIGSHIAEELLNRGYRVVGIDNLRTGKKSNISRCMDDSAFRFLECDIRSEDIENRINNDIDFVFHLAAISSVKLSTENPILVNRNNLHGTLKLLEIARGCGAKRFVFSSSAAVYGDPASLPVKEDAKINSMSPYAASKAAAEQYINAYQQSYDLKSTILRYFNVYGPRQAYSEYSGVVSIFINQALAGENLTIDGDGKQTRSMIHVKDVVRATIGAAFEKNAIGQTINISGNKSISVLDMAEVITELVPSSKSDIVHTQPREGDVRHSIGDITKAEDLLGFTPQVSFEEGLQDTIEWYREH